One window from the genome of Vanessa tameamea isolate UH-Manoa-2023 chromosome 13, ilVanTame1 primary haplotype, whole genome shotgun sequence encodes:
- the LOC113403369 gene encoding protein bangles and beads produces the protein MKVLLLCMAFAAVSLAMPVAEEKQDVPVAPPSVPAVKSEDVIKPESEKEAIPVEEKKADVAPAPEIKAAEKPVEPEAKSADKPIDATPEVQPEAKVEAVPEVKKEIIPEIKESVPVSTEPELKPEISQAVEPKPEEKSAQPETKTAAVEESKPEESQTKVEEITAPLAKSAIPDVVIDVVNAVKNPAAIADDVVDPAAISPSSDPQPIVSGKNANPEDKQVKADAPESSAVEISEKKLSVESKSEEKPAEIATASDASAAAKTAAVSDDSTRVIRDAVEEKKESEKPQAEAKTVAEAIKDEVKPAEVQVDAKSAKPTEDVQALKENEPESPKVEQSTDAAKDVKSIEIPKDKEDKEVVPLAQPIDAVKDVAKPEVKSEETIMNDAPAKGKNSSEESGESSEKNESAEKDSSEESGEKSKENAPKP, from the coding sequence ATGAAGGTCTTACTACTTTGCATGGCCTTTGCGGCTGTGAGCTTGGCGATGCCGGTCGCTGAGGAGAAACAAGATGTGCCCGTCGCACCTCCATCAGTCCCTGCAGTCAAATCTGAAGATGTCATCAAGCCTGAAAGCGAAAAAGAAGCTATCCCCGTGGAAGAAAAAAAGGCTGACGTTGCACCTGCACCAGAAATTAAAGCCGCTGAAAAACCAGTAGAACCTGAAGCTAAAAGTGCAGATAAGCCCATAGATGCTACCCCTGAGGTACAACCCGAGGCCAAGGTTGAGGCTGTACCCGAAGTTAAGAAAGAAATTATTCCCGAAATTAAGGAATCAGTTCCAGTTAGTACTGAACCTGAACTAAAACCGGAAATAAGCCAAGCAGTGGAACCTAAACCAGAGGAAAAAAGTGCACAACCCGAAACAAAGACAGCAGCCGTAGAAGAGTCTAAACCGGAAGAAAGCCAAACCAAGGTTGAAGAGATCACTGCACCGTTGGCGAAATCAGCTATTCCTGATGTAGTCATTGACGTAGTCAACGCAGTAAAAAACCCTGCTGCAATAGCTGATGATGTAGTTGACCCTGCTGCTATCAGCCCTAGTTCTGATCCGCAACCGATTGTTTCTGGTAAAAACGCTAACCCTGAAGACAAGCAAGTTAAGGCAGATGCTCCTGAGTCCAGTGCTGTTGAAATTAGCGAGAAGAAGTTATCGGTAGAATCAAAGTCAGAAGAAAAGCCAGCTGAAATTGCAACGGCTTCAGATGCATCTGCTGCCGCTAAAACCGCCGCTGTATCAGATGACTCTACCCGTGTAATTCGTGACGCAGTTGAAGAAAAGAAGGAGTCGGAAAAGCCACAAGCCGAAGCTAAAACTGTTGCCGAGGCTATCAAAGATGAAGTAAAGCCTGCTGAAGTACAAGTGGATGCTAAATCTGCAAAACCTACCGAAGATGTTCAAGCTCTTAAAGAAAATGAGCCCGAATCTCCTAAAGTTGAACAGTCAACTGACGCTGCTAAAGATGTAAAATCTATTGAAATACCAAAGGACAAAGAAGACAAGGAGGTCGTACCTCTTGCGCAACCTATCGATGCTGTGAAAGATGTTGCCAAACCTGAGGTTAAATCAGAAGAAACAATCATGAATGACGCTCCAGCAAAAGGAAAGAACAGTTCTGAAGAAAGCGGCGAGAGCTCAGAAAAGAATGAAAGTGCAGAGAAGGACTCTTCGGAAGAGAGCGGCGAAAAATCAAAGGAGAATGCTCCTAAGCCTTAG
- the LOC113403370 gene encoding autophagy-related protein 101 isoform X3 translates to MNARSIEFEMSMEGRQVDEVVASIFHTVLFHRSSGKFTYNNEESYSIRTVSYVDVDCDFIDFTYVCCESEALGRLVRREVSDFSELLRGADGSSPPRGSISLEFFQKRRARWPFQPECVPWEVWTVCCELTESRNEQDMHAKHESVVEMLQDKIVFITEIINRHEYVPKMPSRSDADLIFDTTYADIQPYLFKIHYNLSGAPPTSVGNTVRKLIRDTLSL, encoded by the coding sequence ATGAACGCACGCAGCATAGAGTTCGAAATGTCCATGGAGGGTAGGCAAGTGGACGAGGTGGTCGCCAGCATCTTCCACACGGTGCTGTTCCATCGCTCGAGCGGCAAGTTCACGTACAACAACGAGGAGAGCTACTCGATACGGACGGTCAGCTACGTGGACGTGGACTGCGACTTCATCGACTTCACGTACGTGTGCTGCGAGTCGGAGGCGCTGGGCCGCCTGGTGCGGCGCGAGGTGTCGGACTTCTCGGAGCTGCTGCGCGGCGCCGACGGCTCCAGCCCGCCGCGCGGCTCTATCAGTCTCGAGTTCTTCCAGAAGCGCCGAGCGCGCTGGCCCTTCCAGCCCGAGTGCGTGCCCTGGGAGGTGTGGACGGTCTGCTGCGAGCTCACCGAGTCCCGCAACGAGCAGGACATGCACGCGAAGCACGAGAGCGTCGTCGAGATGCTGCAGGACAAGATCGTCTTCATCACGGAGATCATCAACCGCCACGAGTACGTCCCGAAGATGCCGAGCCGGTCGGATGCCGACCTCATCTTCGACACGACGTACGCGGACATCCAGCCGTACCTGTTCAAGATCCACTACAACCTGTCCGGCGCCCCGCCCACGTCGGTCGGCAACACGGTCCGGAAGCTGATACGCGACACGCTGTCCTTGTGA